Proteins found in one Paenibacillus dendritiformis genomic segment:
- a CDS encoding universal stress protein, whose translation MVFNRILVAYDGSEPSKKALRHAISLAENNAEAKLRVVHVFQFPQYFIGTAYATATVETNEELYQYAEQTQNDAEQQVALLGDRAEVKLLQGPPGQSIVAEAEEFGCDLVVIGSRGLSGFKEFVLGSVSHHVVQHAKVPVLVMK comes from the coding sequence ATGGTATTCAATCGGATTCTTGTCGCTTATGACGGATCGGAGCCATCGAAGAAGGCTTTGCGCCATGCCATCAGCCTGGCGGAGAACAATGCGGAAGCGAAGCTTCGCGTTGTGCATGTATTCCAGTTCCCGCAATATTTTATCGGAACCGCGTATGCGACGGCGACCGTCGAGACGAATGAGGAGTTGTACCAGTACGCCGAGCAGACGCAGAACGATGCGGAGCAGCAGGTGGCGCTGCTTGGCGATCGCGCGGAGGTGAAGCTGCTGCAGGGGCCTCCGGGACAATCTATCGTCGCCGAAGCCGAGGAGTTCGGCTGCGATCTGGTCGTGATCGGCAGCCGCGGGCTGAGCGGATTCAAGGAATTCGTGCTTGGCAGCGTCAGCCACCACGTCGTGCAGCATGCGAAGGTGCCTGTCCTCGTCATGAAATAA
- the wrbA gene encoding NAD(P)H:quinone oxidoreductase: MTNVNLAVIYYSSTGTNYQLAQWAKEGAEAAGAEVKVLKVPELAPPAAIESNPAWKAHVDATQHVPTVQPADLEWADAIIFSVPTRFGNMPSQMKQFLDTTGGLWAQGKLTNKVVSAMASAGNSHGGQEATILSLYTSMYHWGAIVVAPGYTDPVAYAAGGNPYGTSVTVGQDGKMVENVEAAVKHQAKRTVTTAGWVKAGMAQS; the protein is encoded by the coding sequence ATGACAAATGTAAACTTGGCAGTAATCTATTACAGCTCGACAGGCACGAACTATCAGTTGGCGCAATGGGCCAAGGAAGGGGCGGAGGCGGCAGGAGCCGAAGTCAAGGTGCTCAAGGTGCCTGAGCTGGCGCCGCCGGCGGCGATCGAGAGCAATCCGGCCTGGAAAGCGCATGTGGACGCGACGCAGCATGTGCCGACGGTACAGCCTGCGGACCTGGAGTGGGCGGATGCCATCATTTTCAGCGTGCCGACACGATTTGGAAATATGCCATCCCAGATGAAGCAGTTCCTGGACACGACCGGAGGCCTGTGGGCGCAAGGCAAGCTGACGAACAAGGTGGTCAGCGCGATGGCCAGCGCCGGTAATTCTCATGGCGGACAGGAAGCGACGATTCTGAGCCTGTATACGTCGATGTACCATTGGGGCGCTATCGTGGTCGCTCCCGGCTATACCGATCCAGTGGCGTATGCGGCAGGAGGCAACCCGTATGGTACCAGCGTAACCGTGGGCCAGGACGGCAAGATGGTTGAAAATGTGGAGGCCGCTGTCAAGCATCAAGCGAAGCGCACCGTGACGACAGCCGGCTGGGTGAAAGCAGGAATGGCGCAAAGTTAA
- a CDS encoding transposase yields MYHIRQEELFSFEEMMKMAPAPKADFVLEHLPIGKILHAISSYNRRGRPESLNTRAMIYSLVIGKMEHIRFTKDLVSRLKESLEFRTRCRFTGSDRVPSEAAYSRLTTKLSQCGFFRTTQEDLVNQAITEGFLEGNVLAIDSSHIESFDRNPHLDAGKSLPKLTPETDEPTFLDESASKAEEKPKPEKPKRAKRGRVPKAEEAAWRAEVEAYEASLSLFEREVADMLPATYEQLLADMPQHASVGAKGDPRGGRRRVKYWHGYKQNLLVDCQSQYIVAGVTCSAHVNDQRAAIVLLKYMKERFPSLKPNYVLADKGYDSEPVYRQIRDIGALPIIPLIHRSKLPEGVDKHFRPTCKQGHAYVYDSYDAKRDTIKFTRPKECASCPFQADGCQKVFKFRIDEDVRKYTAPGRGSKKFAELFKQRVAIERVFAYLKLYMELGSSRKLKKRAFVDLDLSCLTYTLCKLALDRLNKSILGAKKVA; encoded by the coding sequence ATGTATCATATTCGACAAGAAGAGCTATTTTCCTTTGAGGAAATGATGAAAATGGCGCCTGCCCCTAAAGCGGATTTCGTTTTAGAACATCTGCCGATCGGAAAAATTCTTCACGCCATTAGCAGCTACAATCGTCGGGGCCGTCCTGAAAGTTTAAATACAAGAGCGATGATATACTCACTCGTCATCGGCAAAATGGAGCACATCCGCTTTACCAAGGATTTGGTCAGCCGTTTGAAGGAAAGTCTTGAATTTCGTACTCGCTGCCGTTTTACCGGTTCCGATCGTGTGCCCAGCGAAGCAGCCTATTCCCGGCTCACTACAAAGCTCAGTCAATGCGGTTTCTTTCGAACGACACAGGAGGACCTTGTAAACCAGGCGATTACGGAAGGGTTTCTTGAGGGAAACGTACTGGCCATAGATTCCTCTCACATCGAGTCCTTTGATCGCAATCCCCATTTGGACGCCGGTAAATCATTACCGAAGCTCACGCCCGAAACCGATGAACCTACTTTTCTGGACGAGTCTGCCAGCAAGGCAGAAGAGAAACCTAAACCAGAGAAACCCAAGCGTGCAAAGCGTGGACGCGTTCCGAAAGCCGAAGAAGCGGCTTGGCGTGCCGAAGTTGAAGCGTACGAGGCCTCGCTCAGCCTATTTGAACGGGAGGTCGCCGATATGTTGCCCGCCACTTACGAGCAGCTTCTCGCTGATATGCCGCAACACGCAAGTGTAGGTGCAAAGGGTGACCCACGGGGAGGGCGGCGCCGGGTGAAATATTGGCATGGCTATAAACAGAATCTCTTGGTGGATTGCCAAAGCCAGTACATTGTGGCCGGAGTGACCTGTTCTGCTCATGTGAACGATCAGCGAGCGGCGATTGTTCTTCTGAAATATATGAAGGAGCGATTTCCCTCTCTCAAACCAAACTATGTGCTAGCTGATAAGGGGTATGACAGCGAACCGGTTTACCGCCAAATCCGGGATATTGGTGCGTTACCGATCATCCCGCTTATCCATCGCAGCAAGCTACCTGAAGGGGTGGATAAGCACTTTCGCCCGACTTGCAAGCAAGGTCATGCGTACGTCTACGACAGTTACGATGCCAAGCGAGATACCATAAAATTCACAAGGCCAAAGGAATGTGCCTCCTGCCCGTTTCAAGCGGACGGCTGCCAGAAAGTTTTCAAATTTCGCATTGATGAAGATGTTCGGAAATACACTGCACCCGGACGTGGAAGCAAAAAGTTTGCTGAACTATTCAAGCAGCGAGTAGCGATTGAACGTGTTTTTGCCTATTTGAAGCTGTACATGGAATTGGGCTCAAGCAGAAAACTGAAGAAACGTGCTTTTGTCGATCTAGACTTGAGTTGTCTGACATACACCCTATGCAAACTTGCGTTAGACCGCCTAAACAAAAGCATCCTTGGAGCTAAGAAGGTTGCGTAA
- a CDS encoding pirin family protein, which translates to MKIQQFTASQMGTGAFDGGRITEIKPVGFPQEGGAVTRVSTLFYWAWAKAKEEGYIPPHPHQAFEILSYVIQGETHHGDSLGTESVVGAGGAQLIQAGSGVEHSERIVGPDADMLQIWFEPNLLEARKRPPHYAQFEHEAFPIHESGGVTVKTVLGEGSPCRIVADARMWDITVQAGHRYEAVLPPGRTWTALIISGKGSIGSAEAGEEHIQYGGEQFIISTGNEDNKDVLRIEAEDATRLIAIEVPTDVDYPLYRK; encoded by the coding sequence ATGAAGATTCAGCAGTTTACGGCGAGCCAAATGGGGACAGGAGCATTCGACGGCGGCCGGATTACAGAGATTAAGCCGGTAGGCTTCCCGCAGGAGGGCGGGGCCGTCACTCGCGTCAGCACGTTGTTCTACTGGGCTTGGGCGAAGGCGAAGGAGGAGGGGTATATTCCGCCTCATCCGCATCAGGCGTTCGAGATTCTGTCCTATGTCATTCAAGGCGAGACGCACCACGGCGATTCGCTCGGAACGGAGAGTGTCGTCGGCGCAGGAGGCGCGCAATTGATTCAGGCGGGGAGCGGCGTGGAGCACAGCGAACGCATCGTCGGTCCGGATGCCGATATGCTCCAGATCTGGTTCGAGCCGAATCTGCTGGAAGCGAGAAAGCGCCCGCCCCATTACGCGCAATTTGAGCACGAGGCGTTCCCGATTCATGAATCCGGCGGCGTCACCGTGAAGACGGTGCTCGGCGAAGGGTCGCCGTGCCGCATTGTAGCGGATGCTCGCATGTGGGACATTACGGTGCAAGCCGGCCATCGCTATGAGGCAGTCTTGCCGCCCGGCCGTACATGGACTGCGCTCATCATTAGCGGCAAGGGGAGCATCGGCTCTGCGGAAGCGGGAGAAGAGCACATCCAGTATGGCGGCGAACAATTCATCATCTCGACGGGCAACGAAGATAATAAGGATGTGCTGCGCATCGAAGCGGAGGACGCGACCCGGCTGATTGCCATCGAAGTGCCGACGGACGTCGATTATCCATTGTACCGCAAATAA
- a CDS encoding transglycosylase domain-containing protein: MKIIRWEHPAKSTIALHSPIRALRAHQGEWTGSPGRDGASASEERPVKQEQVQIDTESTSTSIVRSIAHVWKRWVIYGLIAAILAPVIGWFMMAGVAPAWMNEAKLGALREELREGGVTVDGRHVVHLKDMPAYVTEALLAIEDHRYRYHPGIDPIGLARSVWINVTKQQKAQGGSTITMQLARNLFLTQDKLYSRKLKEMAIAANLEWRYTKDEILEMYLNKVYFGHGKYGIEDAARFYFGKTAGASDTLETINEAEAAMLVGLLKAPERLSPRKHPAEAEQRQNVVLRRMVELGWMTEGERQHLKKAEVVHPS; the protein is encoded by the coding sequence ATGAAAATCATCAGATGGGAGCATCCGGCGAAGAGCACGATAGCGCTGCATTCGCCGATTCGAGCGCTGCGCGCGCATCAAGGGGAATGGACGGGCTCTCCGGGCAGAGACGGCGCGTCGGCTTCGGAAGAACGGCCTGTGAAGCAAGAGCAAGTGCAGATAGATACGGAATCAACATCAACGTCCATCGTCCGGAGCATCGCGCATGTCTGGAAACGATGGGTAATATATGGGCTGATCGCGGCGATATTGGCGCCGGTTATCGGATGGTTCATGATGGCCGGGGTCGCTCCGGCCTGGATGAACGAAGCGAAGCTGGGGGCGCTGCGGGAAGAGCTACGGGAAGGAGGGGTCACGGTGGACGGGAGGCATGTCGTCCATCTGAAGGACATGCCGGCCTATGTAACAGAGGCGCTGCTGGCCATCGAGGACCATCGTTACCGTTACCATCCGGGCATCGATCCGATCGGCCTCGCCCGCTCGGTATGGATCAACGTCACGAAGCAGCAAAAAGCGCAGGGCGGAAGCACGATTACGATGCAGCTGGCCCGCAACCTGTTCCTGACCCAGGATAAGCTCTATTCCCGCAAGCTGAAGGAAATGGCCATCGCGGCCAATCTGGAATGGAGATATACGAAGGACGAGATTTTGGAGATGTATCTCAATAAGGTCTATTTTGGACACGGGAAATACGGGATTGAGGATGCCGCCCGCTTCTACTTCGGCAAGACAGCCGGGGCGTCTGATACGCTGGAGACGATTAATGAAGCGGAAGCGGCGATGCTGGTCGGACTGCTGAAGGCGCCCGAACGGCTGTCTCCGCGGAAGCATCCCGCAGAGGCCGAACAACGCCAGAATGTCGTGCTGCGCCGGATGGTCGAACTGGGCTGGATGACCGAAGGGGAGCGCCAGCATCTGAAGAAGGCGGAAGTCGTCCATCCTTCATGA
- a CDS encoding ABC transporter substrate-binding protein gives MKKNLPLLCMAFLMMVLLVSGCGGTAAEPPPAPADEKQDGTPRSTPEQTDGSDTTQPNEASSANDVTYDGEPVTLKFAIEVDEETFRIRYKEQIEEKFPNITLELANASLTPEGLQELNARGDIPDLYVMHQGYDMLKDLDMLEPLDPYIEQSGFDLGVINDGIVEIQRALDPDGTGLLYGMPIEGTQRALYYNKAIFDKFGVDYPRDGMTWDDILDLAKQVTAERDGVKYRGLSFGHYSIPITQFGVNGTDPETGEVLFTKEPAFQQFFEMLDKYRSIPGMVDPSDYSYTFNNDQNVAMTIVSLPTLPLYNAIQGLDFDIVSVPEWPDHPGIGPSVPAISISINKHSKHKDAAWAVIAHLASQEGQLVLSRVGSPPTIRNAEAFDQYSAADMEAADKKYNIRPIFEQRMASISNFSPYGPLVTFFYDDYINQKARTFVTTPDKDVATFLREMEEEYATIVKEMKELK, from the coding sequence ATGAAAAAAAACCTTCCCCTCCTATGCATGGCCTTCCTCATGATGGTGCTGCTGGTGTCAGGCTGCGGCGGAACGGCCGCGGAACCGCCTCCTGCACCTGCGGATGAGAAGCAGGACGGAACGCCCCGCTCCACCCCTGAACAGACAGATGGTTCGGACACCACGCAGCCGAACGAAGCCTCGAGTGCGAATGACGTCACCTATGACGGCGAACCGGTAACCTTGAAGTTCGCTATCGAAGTCGATGAAGAGACGTTCCGCATCCGCTACAAAGAGCAGATCGAAGAGAAATTCCCGAACATCACGCTGGAGTTGGCCAACGCTTCGCTCACTCCGGAAGGACTCCAGGAATTGAATGCGCGCGGAGATATTCCTGATTTATATGTTATGCATCAGGGATATGACATGTTGAAGGATCTGGATATGCTGGAGCCGCTCGATCCGTACATTGAGCAAAGCGGCTTCGATCTCGGGGTCATCAACGACGGCATCGTCGAGATCCAGCGCGCGCTCGATCCGGACGGAACCGGTCTGCTCTACGGCATGCCGATCGAAGGCACGCAGAGAGCTCTGTATTACAACAAAGCCATCTTCGATAAATTCGGCGTCGACTATCCGCGTGACGGCATGACCTGGGATGACATCCTGGATCTGGCGAAGCAGGTGACCGCTGAACGGGATGGCGTGAAGTACAGAGGGTTGTCCTTCGGCCATTACTCCATCCCAATCACCCAATTCGGCGTGAATGGAACCGATCCGGAGACCGGAGAAGTGTTGTTTACGAAGGAGCCGGCGTTTCAGCAATTTTTTGAAATGCTGGACAAATACCGCAGCATCCCCGGCATGGTTGACCCAAGCGATTATTCCTACACCTTCAACAATGATCAAAATGTGGCGATGACGATCGTCTCACTCCCTACGCTTCCGCTATATAACGCCATCCAGGGACTCGACTTCGATATCGTGTCCGTGCCGGAATGGCCGGATCATCCAGGTATTGGACCATCTGTTCCGGCGATCTCGATCAGCATTAACAAGCATAGCAAGCATAAGGATGCGGCTTGGGCCGTCATCGCCCATCTGGCATCGCAGGAAGGCCAGCTTGTGCTGTCCCGTGTCGGCAGCCCGCCAACGATCAGGAACGCGGAAGCGTTCGATCAGTATTCGGCGGCCGATATGGAAGCGGCCGACAAAAAATATAACATTCGCCCGATTTTTGAGCAGCGAATGGCGAGCATTTCGAATTTTTCCCCTTATGGGCCGTTGGTCACATTCTTCTACGACGATTACATCAATCAGAAAGCGCGTACCTTCGTAACGACCCCCGACAAGGATGTGGCGACTTTCTTGCGGGAGATGGAGGAGGAGTATGCGACCATCGTTAAGGAAATGAAGGAATTGAAATAG
- a CDS encoding DUF1294 domain-containing protein has protein sequence MDGTLLVFVYLLAVNIAGYQMMAADKRRAIRHRRRIPERRLFLTAWVGGALGVLTGMYNQRHKTQHVTFTAGIPFILIVNIVVFGYLFVKIG, from the coding sequence ATGGACGGGACGCTGCTTGTTTTTGTGTATTTGCTGGCCGTCAATATCGCAGGCTATCAGATGATGGCGGCGGACAAGCGCCGGGCGATCCGGCACCGCCGGCGCATTCCTGAGCGGAGACTGTTCCTTACAGCCTGGGTGGGAGGCGCCCTCGGCGTGCTGACCGGAATGTACAACCAGCGGCACAAGACGCAGCATGTGACATTCACGGCGGGAATCCCATTCATCCTTATCGTAAATATTGTGGTGTTCGGTTATCTTTTTGTCAAAATCGGGTAA
- the purE gene encoding 5-(carboxyamino)imidazole ribonucleotide mutase yields the protein MDKDNVRVGVIMGSKSDWETMRLACEVLQEFNVPFESKVVSAHRTPDEMFRYAETAAERGLRVIIAGAGGAAHLPGMVAAKTVLPVIGVPVRSSQLNGMDSLLSIVQMPAGVPVATVAIGPAGATNAGLLAVQMLGMHDEKLRAQVEARREAVRQQVQAAGDLA from the coding sequence ATGGACAAGGACAACGTGCGGGTAGGCGTCATTATGGGAAGCAAGTCCGACTGGGAGACGATGCGTCTCGCATGCGAGGTGCTGCAGGAATTCAATGTTCCGTTCGAGAGCAAGGTCGTATCGGCTCACCGGACGCCGGACGAGATGTTCCGCTATGCGGAGACGGCGGCGGAGCGCGGACTTCGCGTCATTATCGCGGGCGCGGGCGGGGCCGCCCATCTGCCGGGCATGGTCGCCGCGAAGACGGTGCTGCCGGTCATCGGCGTGCCGGTGCGGTCCTCGCAGTTGAACGGGATGGACTCGCTCCTGTCCATCGTGCAGATGCCGGCCGGCGTACCCGTGGCGACGGTGGCGATCGGACCGGCGGGCGCGACGAACGCCGGGCTCCTGGCCGTGCAGATGCTTGGCATGCACGATGAGAAGCTGCGCGCGCAGGTGGAAGCGCGCAGGGAAGCGGTGCGGCAGCAGGTGCAGGCCGCGGGGGACCTCGCATGA